The Bacillota bacterium DNA segment AACCTAAAGTGGCCGATAGGCGAAGTCGGGCCATTAGTGCTCGCTTACGGAATAATAGGGATATTGACATTTGTTTTATGCGATGGGGGTTATAATCGGCTTTCGGCCGTTTTCAGACGTATTTTTCCTTTTATCGTTATAGTTCCGGTGCTTACTCAGCTTGCGGCTGTCGTTATTAGGCTGCGTGCTTACGGATTCACTGAATCAAGATATTATCTGCTCGCTTTTTCGGTCGTTTTGATAGCGACTATCGTGATTTTGACAATTACAAATGGAAAGGGCATCCGCTTTACAGCTCTTGCCGCCGCAATCATATGCTTCATTTCTATATTGCCTGCTGTCGGGGCGCTGGATATTTCGGCACATGACCAGATTGTGCGTTTAAATTATTACTTAAATAAGAATAATATGATCAAGGACGGAAAAATCACGCCTAAAACCGATGTCAGCAGCGACGACAAGAAAGAGATACGCAGCATCACACAATACCTGACTGTTACAAGACATCTAACTCCAAAGCTTAAATATCTGCCTGTCAGTTTTAGATTTTATCAGGATTTCAACGATACATTTGGCTTTGAAGCCAATGCTTATGATACGGCAAAAGAACATTATTTCAGCATTGACCGACCGTTTTCAATAGACGTTGCCGGATTCAGCAATTTTTCAATGATAAACAAAAATGAAAATATCGGTTTTAATATTAAATTTACTAAGAAAGACAAAACTATAACCATATCGCTTTTAAATGGCAGTGATACGTTAGCCACCGCGGATGCAACCGCATTCTTTGATAAACTTTCAAGTAAAGATACAGGAAAAAATTCCGTTTCAGCAGATGAACTGACGATACTCTTAAAAGGTAATAAGGATTATAAGCTTGTTTTCGAATATTTAAGTTTTTCCGAAGAAAATGAAATATACGACTACAACTGTTACGTTTTAGAGTGATTCTGCATAGATTAAAAGGAGGAGTTATTATGAGCGGATTTGACGGAACTATTGTTACGCTTGTTGATGAAGACGGCAGCGAGAAAACCTTTGAGCATATAGACACGCTTGAAATCGAGGGCGAGACATACGCCGCGCTCGTCCCGGTTTACGATGAGCCGCAGGAAATGCTGGAAGCAGACGGCGAGCTTGTCATCCTTAAGGTCATCCTTGATGAAAACGGAGAAGTGTTTTACGTCACAATCGATGACGATGACGAATTCAACCGCATAGCAGAAGAATTTGAAAAAAGATTCGATCAGAGCGACGATTTTGAACTGCTGCATTAACTCCATAAATTTCAATTAAAATTTTAATTTCCCACTTGTATTTTAAGACAGTCTTGATTATAATAATGGTGTCCCTGCTTGGTACGTTTGAGGTGTTTTATAAATACCTACACTACCAATATGGGAGCCCGGTCTTCCGCAGATTAAATTGCAGGCCTCCCGCTCTTGTGGCGGAAGTTGGAAGCACGATGCTGTGGAGAGGGCACCCACCTGCATGAACGCAGGGTTTTTATAACGCCTTACGGCTTGGCGGGGTATGAAAAATAATAAAGAGCGGCATAAGCGAAAGCTTGTGCCGTTTTCTTTTTGTACTATTCTGCTTTTTGTGTTCATAAATTGCTTTTGTTGATTAAATTTATAACCGCGTAAACGTTTAAAACACAAAATGATTAAGGAAAGTATATACAAATCGTCTTACGCTATGATATAATAACGTATAATTATTGCAGGTGATAAAGATGAAATATTCAGTAGGAATAGATTTTGGAACACTTTCTGCCCGTGCTCTGATGCTTGATCTCTAGACGGGAAAAGAGATAGGTTCCGTATTATTCGAATACCCGCACGGCGTCATGGATTCAGTCCTTCCAAACGGCAGAAAACTGCCTGTCGATTTTGCGCTTCAGCATCCGCAGGATTATCTCGACGCTGTATCATTTTTGATTCCGGCGCTTTTGAGGCTCACGGACGTTTCGAAAGAAGAAGTAATATCCGTAGGTATAGATTTCACGTCCTGTTCAGTCCTGCCGATAACTGAAGACGGAACGCCGCTTTGCCTGTTAAACGAATTTTCAGATAATCCGCACAGCTATGTCAAGCTTTGGAAGCACCACGGCGCACAGCCGCAGGCGGATATAGTAAACAGGGTGGCAAAAGAACGGGGAGAGAAATGGCTTGCCGCAATGGGCGGAAAGGTCTCGTCAGAATGGGCAATTCCTAAACTGCTTGAAATGTTTGACAACGCGCCTGAAGTTTACCGTAGTACATATAAATATCTGGAAGCTGGAGACTGGCTCATATATAAACTTACGGGGCACCTTGCCTCAAGCCTTGCATCTGCGGGTTTTCGCTTTTGCTATACAGAAGAAGACGGGTATCCGTCACCTGAATTTTTCGGGGCATGCAGGGAAGGTTTTGAAAACTGCGCCGATAAATTTGTAAATGACGTTATCTTGACAGAGAGCAAAGCAGGCGAACTGTCAGCGTTCGGCGCAAGCCTTACGGGGCTCAGCGTGGGAACAGCTGTTTCCGCAATGCAGATTGATGGGCAGTGCGGTCTTCGCGGCTCCGGTATCCATGAAGAGGGACGTATCGCGCTGATAGTAGGCACATCGGTCTGCGTGATCTTATTGTCAAAAAGCGGCGTTAATGTCGATGGCATCTGCGGAATGGTCAAAGACGGCATCTGCACAGGATATTACGGCTACGAAGCGGGACAGTGCTGTGTCGGCGACCTGTTTGGATGGTTTATAAACGAGTGTGTCCCATCGTCTTACAACGAAGAAGCGGAAAGAAGAGGGATAAGCGTTCACCAAGTCCTGCGCGAACGTGCGTCAAAGCTCCGCCCCGGTGAAAGCGGGCTTATTGCCCTTGACTGGTGGAACGGCAACCGTTCAGTCCTTGATGACAACGATCTGTCGGGATTGATAATTGGGTTATCGGTCACTACTCGAACAGAAGAAATATACCGTGCGCTGCTCGAGGCTTCGGCTTTCGGGTTACGCGTTATAATAGAAAAGCTTGAAAGCTCTGGCATCGAGATCAAGGACATTGTCGCTTCCGGCGGCATTGCGCATAAAGATCCGTTCTTTATGCAGATATATGCCGACATCACAAACAAGGAAATTAAAATCTGCGAAAGCAGGCAGGCAGCAGCTCTCAGCTCTGCAATATGTGCCGCTGTGGCCGCAGGCGAAGAAAAAAGCGGCTTTTCCGATTTCTCTGAGGCAGTCGAAAGGCTTGCCCATGTTCCCAATCTAAGCTATAAGCCTAGTCCTGAAAACGTTGCTTTATACGATAAGCTTTATGATGAATATAAAGCTCTGCATGATGAATTTGGCCGTGGCGGAAATGATATTATGAAAAGATTAAAACAGCTTAAAAGATTATCTAAACAACTATAAATCATAGGAGGAAAAACAGTATGTGCGGTATTATTGGTTATACCGGGAAAAAACAGTCGGTCGAGATATTGCTTGACGGACTAAAAAAAATGGAGTATAGAGGATATGATTCAGCAGGGATCGCCGTTTTCACGGACGACACCATAAAAGTTATCAAGGCTAAAGGCAGACTCGCGCATCTTGAAAAAAAGATAGGTGAGAATGGTGCCATAGTCAGCACTTGCGGCATCGGTCACACACGTTGGGCAACTCATGGTGAGCCGTCGGATGTAAACTCTCATCCGCACTCAAGCGAAAACATCACAGTTGTACATAACGGGATCATCGAAAATTATCAGCAGTTAAAGGAAGAGCTCGAAAAAGAAGGCTATGTCTTCCTTTCACAGACTGATACGGAAGTTGTGGCGCATCTTATAAAAAGCCTCTATAAAGGCGATCTGTTCGAAGCTGTGAAGCAGGCTCTTACAAGAATCACAGGTTCTTATGCTCTTGGAATCATTTCGGCAGATAACCCCGGGACTATCATTGCCGCAAGAAAAGACAGCCCGCTTTTGATCGGTATAGGTAAGGGCGAGAATTTCATTGCATCCGACATGCCGGCGATTTTAAAATACACAAAGCAGTATTACCTGCTTGAGGAAGGCGAGATCGCCGAAATCACCGAAAACAGCATTAAGATCTATGATATGGACAAAAACGAAGTCCATAAAAAGGTTCAGGTTGCTGATTGGGATATTTCAAGCGCAGAGAAGGGCGGCTATCCGCACTTTATGCTCAAAGAAATCTTTGAGACACCTAGAGTCCTTAAAAATATCGCAAATAAATATCTTGCCGAGGATATGCCTCATTTTGACCAGAGCAGCGAGTTCAACGCTATCCTGCGCCGGACGAACCGCATCGTTATTGTCGGCTGCGGCAGTGCGTTCTATGTCGGAACAGTAGGGAAATACCTGCTTGAATCATTCTGCGGCGTTGAAGCTACAGTTGAGGCTGGCAGTGAGTTCCGTTATCGCCATCCTGTGCTTCGGGATAAGGATCTTATCGTCGCTATATCGCAGAGCGGCGAAACAGCCGATACGCTTGCCGCAATCAGGCTTGCGAAAGCCCGCGGTATACCTGTTCTGTCTATCGTAAACGTGCTTGGTTCATCCGCCGCACGTGAATCAGATATAATGCTATATACAGCGGCCGGCCCTGAAATCGCCGTTGCAACAACCAAAGCATTTTCCGCTCAGCTTGCTGTATTCTATCTCTTATGCTTGCAGCTTGCCCTTGTAAAAGGCAGAATAACAGAGGCTCAGCTTACCGAATATGTCAAAGAGTTCAAGCGCCTGCCAGAATTGTGCGACGTTCTTCTGTCAAAGGCTGATACTTGTGAGAAGATCGCGCAAGACGTTAAACTGTACGATAACATTTTCTTTATCGGCCGCGGTCTTGACTATTCACTTGCTCTTGAGGGTTCACTTAAATTAAAGGAAATTTCTTATATACACAGCGAGGCATTCAGTGCGGGCGAGCTCAAACATGGCCCAATCTCACTGATTACAGAGCAGACCCCGACATTTGCTATTGCAACACAGAAAAGCTTAAATGAAAAGATATTCAGCAATATCTGTGAGATCCGTTCACGTAATGGGCGTGTTTGGTCAGTTTGCAGAAAATCAGATAAGACATTCTTTGAGCGTGAAAGCGATGTAATTACGGTTCCGGACACAGATGACATGTTCATGCCGTCCCTCTCTGTTATTCCCCTTCAGCTAATCGCTTACTATGCATCCGTCGCAAAAGGCTGCGATGTCGACAAGCCGAGAAATCTTGCAAAATCTGTTACAGTTGAATAATATTTAAATATTAAAGGCTGCATTTTAAATGCAGCCTTTTTTGCGTTTTTCCTAAAATATATCTGCATTCCTATTGACTGCCGCCAGTATGAGCAGTATAATTAGTCATACATTACATACTATTCTTACTAATAGGGATGTGCATAATATGAACGAAACAGAGGAGAAAACTGCTGCGTATAGCGGAAAGAAGAAAAAATCAAGGGCAGGAAGGATCGCAATGGTTTTTTTAAAGGTATTTTGCGTGCTGATAGTAATTCTCGGAATATCCATAGGTTTATACATATATCATAATCTTAATTATGACAAGGCAGACTTAAAAAATGTGTACAAAGTGGGATTTAAAGAAAAACAGGTGACTTTGCAGGATGGCTCTGTTTTAAACTATGGTGAAGGTCCGAGTAACGGCCCTGCTCTTTTTCTGATACATGGTCAGGAAGTTTCATGGGAAGACTACGCTAAGGTGCTTCCACAGCTTTCTAAGTATTATCATATTTATGCCGTTGATTGCTACGGGCACGGTGAATCGAGTAAAAATCCTGAAAAATATTCAGCGGAGGCAATAGGAAAAGATCTCACATGGTTTATAGAAAACGTAATAAAAGAACCGGTCGTTGTTTCGGGGCATTCTTCCGGCGGACTGCTTACAGCCTGGCTTGCTGCCAACTCGCCGAAGGACGTGCGGGGCATCGTTTTGGAGGACCCGCCGTTTTTCTCAACAGAGCCGTCAAGAACGCAGAAAACCTTTGCATGGGTTGATGGGTTTAATACGACTCATAAGTTTCTAAACCAAACCGAAGAAAAAGATTATGTAAAATATTACATGGAAAATTGTTATATGAAGAATCTATTCGGTAAATCGTGGAACGGAATCGAAAAATCTGTACTTGCATACAGACAAAAGCATCCGAATGGCAAGATAAGGATTTTCTACCTTCCTCCATCATTGAATCAAATCTGGAATTTAGTCTCGGGTTCTTACGATATCAGGTTCGGCGATACTTTTTATGACTGCTCGTGGTTCAAACACTTTGACCAGGCTGAGACGTTGTCAAGGATAAATTGTCCCTCTGTTTTGATACATACAAGCTGGAGCTATGACAAAAACGGCATTCTCCTCGCTGCAATGGATGAAAATGACGCAACCAGAGCCCATTCTCTTATTAAAAATAACGAGCTGATCGAAGTAAAGTCGGGTCATGGCTTCCACGATGAAAAACCAAAAGATTTTATAAAAATAATGAAGGATTTTCGCGGCAAGATAAAATAATCGCTAAAGGCAGAAAGTAAATTTCTGCCTCAGCTTGTCGAAAAACTATGTTTTCGACAAGCTGACAGACATTGAAAAAGGACAGGCAGACGAAGAACAGGCGCTCGTCGCTGTATGCAGATACAGCAGGGCGCCTGTTCTGAAGAAAGCAAAAGTGCCCCGGTACGGGGACGCTTGAGTCATTTTGCGTTTACGAATCGTAACCTGAAGATCGCTTCTAAAGCCCGATATTTCCATTTAGTCTTATTACTTATACGTAATCGCTTTTGCGGTGCGCGTACTTTTTCGACAGTCTGAGGCGGAAAGTAAATTTCTGCCTTTTTTTATTTGACTTTGTATACCATTGTTGTTATACTGAAACATAATAGCCCAATAAAAATGAAGGGTGCATATGAATAAGATCTTAAACTTTATTGTCGGCATTTTTGTTATTCCTGTCCCTGAAAAATATAAAACAGATTTCAATGCTGAAATTTTTAAGGAGAATCTGATTTGGTATAAAATCTCTGCCCTCATTTTACTGGGTTTTGAATTATGCGTTGTCCCATTCGTACTCATATTAAAGAGATGGCAGATATTTATATATCCCGATTTGTATTACTGGTTTCTGTATCTGATCATAACAATAGTTTTGGTGACTGCTTATTTTATTTTGCGTTATCTGGAGAAAAATGCAGAAAATAATCTAAGCAGAATTGAAATGACTATTTTCACGTTCACAGGTTTTATGCTTATATGGGGTGCGTTGATTTCTATTCTCGATATGCATATCTCCGGGCAGGTAATTGTTTACATTATTACGGTTTTGGCAGTTGCGGTCGTTCCTGTTTTTCAGCCTATTTATTCGTTAGTATTATATTTGCCCGTACATATTTTCTTAATGATAATGATGCCTTTTTACTGCAAAACATCAGTATTGTTCGCAGATTATATAAACACTAACATTTTAATAATTTTATGCATTACAGTTGCTAGAGTGAGATATAAAAGCAAGCTCAGTGATTTCACAAACAGAATGATTATTCAGGAAAAATGCGACGAGCTGGACATGCTGAATAAAGAACTCTCTGATACAAATAAAAAACTTGAGAAGATAACTCAGACAGACGCACTTACCGGCATATATAACCGATTCAAGTTTGATAAAACATTGAAATCCGAGTGGAGCAGGTGTAAAAAAGGTTATAAACCGCTTACTGTTATCATGCTGGATATCGATTACTTTAAGGAGTACAATGATAATTACGGTCATATTGCCGGTGACGAATGTATAAGGCAGATTGCGCGCATACTTAAAGATTGCATTTCAAAGACTTCTGGTATCGTCGCAAGATACGGTGGAGATGAATTCGGGATCATACTGCCCGAAACGTCAAGGGAAGAAGCAGCGCGTATAACCGCTAGGATAAACGAAAAGATCAGCCAGTACGGTATTCCACATGCTTACTCTCTTATAAGTGACTATGTCACACTCTCGCTCGGACTTTATACCGTTATCCCGACTAATCAGCTTTCAGTAGAGAAAATCGTCCGTTATGCAGACAGGGAATTATACGGAACTAAATACAATAAGAAAAATCAAAAAACGATAAACAAGTATGAATTAAATTCAAAAGCATAACAAACGAGTTTTTATAAAGTAATTAATAAAAAGATTGACAATTGGGTATACAAAATATATAATATTATGCGTATCTTATGAGGGGTGTACCATGCTTATTGATATTTCAGGCGTTTTAAAAAATGAAAATTCCGGTCTGGATATTGAATTTGATATGGACGGCAGTGATATTGAGCTGTATGGAGATGAGCACCCGTTTAAGACACCTCTTCACGTTTCTGGAAAAGTCGAGAACAAGGCGGGTATCGTAACCTTGCTTCTGAACATATCCGGAATGATGGAGATGCTGTGTGCGCGCTGCTTGAAACCCGTAAGTCATAAAGTGGATGTTGATGTGGAAAACCTGCTTGTGACTGAACTTCAAAATGCCGACGACGACAAGCTTTTGCTTGTTACTGAGGATCTGTTTGATGTAGGGAAGATTGCTGCGGATGCAGTTGTTGTGAACGCGCCTGTCAGGCTGCTTTGCCGTGAAGACTGCAAAGGACTTTGCCCGAAGTGCGGCAAAGATTTAAACGAGGGCGGATGTGATTGCAAAAACGACGAGGTGGATTCAAGACTGGCAGTTCTTCAAAAACTACTTAATAAAGAAAAGTAATTATGTGTATATAAGGGAGGTGTCTTAAATGGCAGTACCAAAGGGGAAAATATCCAAAAGACGTAGAGATTTAAGGCGTTCAAGTGTTTGGAAACTCGATGCGCCGACATTAGTCGAGTGCAAACAGTGCCATCAGCTGACAGCACCGCACAGAGTTTGCGGCAACTGTGGTTATTATGACGGCAAGGCGGTTATTAAAAAAGAGGCCTAATAACAGCATTTAAGTCGGAGGGGGCATTTCGTTCCCTCCGCTTTTATTTACAGAGATATTTGGAGGAAACTTATGGCTGTTCTCATCACAGGCGTCGATAAGGGCGGCGCGGCAGAGGGACATGCTTCTGCCGGAGAGACGCTTGTTGCAATAAACGGAATGGAAATTGAAGACGTTCTGGATTATATGTATCAGTCGGCAAATAAAAAAATCGAACTTACGATTCGCGGCAAGGACGGAGAGCGCAAGGAGAAAATAAAAAAAGAAGAATATGAGGATCTTGGTCTTCAGTTTGCCACTTATCTGATGGACAAGCAGAGACACTGCTCCAACAAGTGCATATTCTGCTTTATCGACCAGCTGCCGAAAGGTATGCGCGAAACGCTTTATTTTAAAGACGACGACGCGCGCATGTCTTTTTTAATGGGAAATTATATAACGCTTACAAACCTGTCCGAAAAGGATATACAAAAGATCATTCATCTTAAGATCAGCCCTATAAATATATCTGTTCAGACGACAAATCCTGAGCTTAGGGTTTTTATGATGAAAAATCCAAATGCCGCAAACGGTTTTGCTATTATGCGCAGATTTGCAGATGCTAATATTGAAATGAACTGTCAGGTCGTCGTCTGCAAAGGTGTAAATGACGGAGCCGAGCTTGACAAAACACTAAATG contains these protein-coding regions:
- a CDS encoding DUF177 domain-containing protein, which encodes MLIDISGVLKNENSGLDIEFDMDGSDIELYGDEHPFKTPLHVSGKVENKAGIVTLLLNISGMMEMLCARCLKPVSHKVDVDVENLLVTELQNADDDKLLLVTEDLFDVGKIAADAVVVNAPVRLLCREDCKGLCPKCGKDLNEGGCDCKNDEVDSRLAVLQKLLNKEK
- a CDS encoding alpha/beta hydrolase, whose protein sequence is MVFLKVFCVLIVILGISIGLYIYHNLNYDKADLKNVYKVGFKEKQVTLQDGSVLNYGEGPSNGPALFLIHGQEVSWEDYAKVLPQLSKYYHIYAVDCYGHGESSKNPEKYSAEAIGKDLTWFIENVIKEPVVVSGHSSGGLLTAWLAANSPKDVRGIVLEDPPFFSTEPSRTQKTFAWVDGFNTTHKFLNQTEEKDYVKYYMENCYMKNLFGKSWNGIEKSVLAYRQKHPNGKIRIFYLPPSLNQIWNLVSGSYDIRFGDTFYDCSWFKHFDQAETLSRINCPSVLIHTSWSYDKNGILLAAMDENDATRAHSLIKNNELIEVKSGHGFHDEKPKDFIKIMKDFRGKIK
- a CDS encoding DUF4153 domain-containing protein; protein product: MKVTGFIKNKFANIFNAFRRFPATCASVVITYVMMVLIFEKVFAEKHFIFYLAMFTGILVCLLLELTMRIFATHLPIMTALLGVAAYGGLSILFWNNTNDDLGIPLGAFFGMLALLILYIPSVKGRFDFEKNAYIYFKNAFMTALFAVVLFGGVSLIFGAVNLLLVKVSYRVYTHIAFVAFVLFAPIFFVGNLPKYEEDMTLDDDSHKPPFFQILITYVVIPLYFIFTAVLYIYFVKILINLKWPIGEVGPLVLAYGIIGILTFVLCDGGYNRLSAVFRRIFPFIVIVPVLTQLAAVVIRLRAYGFTESRYYLLAFSVVLIATIVILTITNGKGIRFTALAAAIICFISILPAVGALDISAHDQIVRLNYYLNKNNMIKDGKITPKTDVSSDDKKEIRSITQYLTVTRHLTPKLKYLPVSFRFYQDFNDTFGFEANAYDTAKEHYFSIDRPFSIDVAGFSNFSMINKNENIGFNIKFTKKDKTITISLLNGSDTLATADATAFFDKLSSKDTGKNSVSADELTILLKGNKDYKLVFEYLSFSEENEIYDYNCYVLE
- a CDS encoding DUF1292 domain-containing protein, which encodes MSGFDGTIVTLVDEDGSEKTFEHIDTLEIEGETYAALVPVYDEPQEMLEADGELVILKVILDENGEVFYVTIDDDDEFNRIAEEFEKRFDQSDDFELLH
- a CDS encoding diguanylate cyclase — translated: MNKILNFIVGIFVIPVPEKYKTDFNAEIFKENLIWYKISALILLGFELCVVPFVLILKRWQIFIYPDLYYWFLYLIITIVLVTAYFILRYLEKNAENNLSRIEMTIFTFTGFMLIWGALISILDMHISGQVIVYIITVLAVAVVPVFQPIYSLVLYLPVHIFLMIMMPFYCKTSVLFADYINTNILIILCITVARVRYKSKLSDFTNRMIIQEKCDELDMLNKELSDTNKKLEKITQTDALTGIYNRFKFDKTLKSEWSRCKKGYKPLTVIMLDIDYFKEYNDNYGHIAGDECIRQIARILKDCISKTSGIVARYGGDEFGIILPETSREEAARITARINEKISQYGIPHAYSLISDYVTLSLGLYTVIPTNQLSVEKIVRYADRELYGTKYNKKNQKTINKYELNSKA
- the rpmF gene encoding 50S ribosomal protein L32; this encodes MAVPKGKISKRRRDLRRSSVWKLDAPTLVECKQCHQLTAPHRVCGNCGYYDGKAVIKKEA
- the glmS gene encoding glutamine--fructose-6-phosphate transaminase (isomerizing), producing the protein MCGIIGYTGKKQSVEILLDGLKKMEYRGYDSAGIAVFTDDTIKVIKAKGRLAHLEKKIGENGAIVSTCGIGHTRWATHGEPSDVNSHPHSSENITVVHNGIIENYQQLKEELEKEGYVFLSQTDTEVVAHLIKSLYKGDLFEAVKQALTRITGSYALGIISADNPGTIIAARKDSPLLIGIGKGENFIASDMPAILKYTKQYYLLEEGEIAEITENSIKIYDMDKNEVHKKVQVADWDISSAEKGGYPHFMLKEIFETPRVLKNIANKYLAEDMPHFDQSSEFNAILRRTNRIVIVGCGSAFYVGTVGKYLLESFCGVEATVEAGSEFRYRHPVLRDKDLIVAISQSGETADTLAAIRLAKARGIPVLSIVNVLGSSAARESDIMLYTAAGPEIAVATTKAFSAQLAVFYLLCLQLALVKGRITEAQLTEYVKEFKRLPELCDVLLSKADTCEKIAQDVKLYDNIFFIGRGLDYSLALEGSLKLKEISYIHSEAFSAGELKHGPISLITEQTPTFAIATQKSLNEKIFSNICEIRSRNGRVWSVCRKSDKTFFERESDVITVPDTDDMFMPSLSVIPLQLIAYYASVAKGCDVDKPRNLAKSVTVE